CGACGCTGCTCAGCATCATCGGCGGCATGCGGTCCGCGACCTCGGGGAGCATCCGCGTCGGCGACGCCGAGCTCACCGCCATGACGGCGTTGCAGCTCGACGTCTTCCGTCACGACCAGGTCGGGTACGTCTTCCGTCGCTCCAACCTGGTGCCGTCACTCAGCGCCGTCGAGAACGTGGCTGTCCCGCTGCTGGTCAAGGGGGTCCCGCGGCGCGACGCTCTGGCGTCCGCGACCTCGGTCATGGAACGAGTGGAGCTGCTGTCACTGCTGGACCGACGGCCCGACGAGTTGTCCAGCGGACAGAAGCGGCGGGTCTCCGTTGCCCGGGCACTCATCGCCGATCCACCGCTGCTGCTGGCTGACGAACCGACGGCCCGGCTGGACCACATCGGCGCGCAGACCATGATCACACTGCTGCAGTCGTTGGCGAGCGATGGCCGCACGGTGATCGTTGCCACCCATGACCCGCGGTTCGTGCCCGTCGCCGACCAGACGGTGCACATGGTCCCGGATCTGTCGTCGTCGATGGGTGCGCCGACCACGGTCACGTTCGACCCGGGCGAGACGATCTTCTGGCAGGGCTCGCGTGGGGACCGGGTCTACGTCCTGGAGAGCGGCGAGGTTGAGGTGCTCAACCAGCTGGCCGACGGGTCGGAGGAGCTGATCACCGCTGTTGGTGCTCCCGGGCACGTTGGTGCGGTCAGTCCCCGGTTGGGCTTCCCCCGGGCGTCGACGGCGCGGGCGAGAACAGCCGTCCGAGCGATCTCGTACTCCGTGGTGGACTTCGAGAAGCTGCAGTCCGCCCAGGTCGAGACGGCGTCATCCGACGACGAGCCCACCATCGTCGCCGCGCCTGCGGAGGAGGCCCCGGCCGTGGTCCCGCCGCCATCGGAGGAGCTTCCCACGCTGGTGGCCGAGCCGTCTGCGGCAGCAGACGAGACCGGCAGCCCCGATGTCCCTCCTCCTCCCCCGTAGGTTTGGGGGTTCCTGCAGCGAGGGCCTAGCCCGCCGGTAGAACGTCCTTGACGACGCCCGCCAACGTCTCGGCGTGTGAACGGGCGGCGTCGGCTGTCGCGGCTTCGGTCATGACCCGGACGATCGGTTCCGTGCCGGAGGGTCGGAGGAGGACCCGACCGGAGTCGCCCAACTCGACCTCCGCAGCCTTGACCGCGTCCCACACCTTGGTGGCGTCGTCCAGCGCAGACTTGTCCACGCCGGTGACGTTGATCAGGACCTGTGGGAGCCGGGTCATCACCGTTGTGCACTCGTCCAGGGTGCGGCCCTGCTCGGCCATGGCCTTGAGCAGCAGCACGGCGGTCAGGACCCCATCACCGGTGGTCGCGTACTCGCTGGCGATGATGTGGCCGGACTGCTCGCCACCGAGGACGTAGCCGGACTCGTGCATCCCCTCCAGCACGTAGCGGTCGCCGACCTTGGTCTGGATGACGGGGATGTCGAGATCCTTCATGGCATGCATGAAGCCGAGGTTGGTCATCACGGTGGTGACCACGCCGTCGATGCCCGTGGTGGTTTTCGCGTGCGCGGCCAGGATCGCCAGGATCGCGTCACCGTCGACGATGGTGCCGTCGCTGGTGCAGGCCACGATCCGGTCGGCGTCACCGTCGTGGGCGATGCCCAGGTCCGCACCGTTCCGGACGACGGCGCCCTGGAGGTGCTCCGGGTGGTTCGAGCCGACACCGTCGTTGATGTTGGTGCCGTCCGGGATGGCGGCGATGGCCGTGACCTCGGCACCGAGGCGACGCAGGACCGTGGGGCCGACCATGCTGGCCGCACCGTTGGCGCAGTCCAGGACGATCTTCACGCCGCGGAGATCGACGGCCCCCGCGGCAGCGACCAGGTGGGCGATGTAGCCCTCCACCGCACCCGCGACGTGACGCTTGCGACCGATCCGGGTGCCGATCGGCCGGTCGGAGTCGAAGCGCTGCAGGAGCTCCTCGACGCGCGTCTCCTCATCGTCGCTCAGCTTGTGGCCGGTCGGGCCGATCAGCTTGATCCCATTGTCGGCGACCGGGTTGTGGCTGGCCGAGATCATGACGCCGGCCGTGGCGCCCAGCGAGGCGGTCAGGTAGGCGACACCGGGGGTGGGCAGGACGTCGAGGACCACGGCGTCGCCGCCAGCGGAGCAGATGCCGGCCACGACGGCCGACTCGAGCATCTCACCGCTGGCCCGGGGGTCACGGCCGATGATGACGCGCGGCCGAGGCGCACCCTCTTCCCGCAGGGTGCGGACGAGCGCCCGGCCGATCCCGAGCGCCAACTCCGGGGTGATGTCCTCGTTGGCGACTCCGCGGACGCCGTCCGTGCCGAAGTACTGGCCCATTGCTTGGTTATACCTCCGGGACCAGCCGCGCTGGCCGAACCCGAGAGGTGCGCCGACCGGCGCGCTCTACCTCTTGGAGAACTGAGGGGCCTTGCGGGCCTTCTTGAGGCCGTACTTCTTGCGCTCGACCATGCGGTCGTCGCGGGTGAGCAGGCCGGCCTTCTTGAGTACGGCGCGATAGGTCGGCTCGTGCCCGACCAGGGCCCGTGCGATGCCGTGACGGAGGGCACCGGCCTGCCCGCTGACACCGCCGCCGTGGATGCGGGCGATGACGTCCCACTGACCCTCGGTCTCTGTGGCCTTGAAGGGCTCGTTGACGACCATCTGGAGGATGTCGGTCGGGAAGTAGTCGTCGATCGTGCGACCGTTCAGCAGGAACTGGCCGCTCCCGGGGACGATGCGCACGCGGGCGACGGACCGCTTGCGGCGACCCGTGAAGATGTCCCGGGTCCGACCGACGGGGGCCGTGTCGTCGGCCAGTGGCTCGAAGTTCTCGAGGGATTCAAGGCTGCTCATGGAGTGCTCAGTTCTTGGAGTCGGTGCGTCGTCAGACGGCCAGCGGCTGCGGGTTCTGCGCGCCGTGCGGGTGTTCGGAGCCGGCGTAGACCTTCATCTTGCGCAGTTGCTTCCGGCCGATGGTGTTCTTGGGCAACATCCCCTTGACGGCGTCCTCGAGGAGCTTCTCGGGGTTGTTCTCGAGGACGTTGCCGATCGGCTGGCCCTTGATCCCGCCGGGGAAGCCGGAGTGGGTCCAGGTCCACTTGTCACGGCCCTTGTTGCCGGTCAGGCGGATCTTCGAGGCGTTGATGACGACGACGAAGTCACCCATGTCCATGTGGGGGGCGAAGGTCGGCTTGTGCTTGCCGCGGAGGACCGTCGCGATCCGGGTGGCAAGACGGCCGAGGACCATGCCATCGGCGTCGATGATGTGCCACTGAGGGTCGATGTCGGCGGGAGTTGGGGAGAACGTGCGCATGTAAGGGAACCTAGGGAATCGGGGTGGCGGCGCCTGGCAGAGGTCGGCGCGCAACACAAGGTCACGCCGCGAACGACGCGGACGGACAAGTCTGCCCGTGGGAGGGGCGGGCCGCAACCGACCTCAGATCTCCGGGCGCTGGATTGGGGGGGACCACGAGTCGCTCCTTGCGGTGAGCTATGCGGTGTGAGAGATTGAGTTTACTCAATAAACTCAAAGGAGCACACCATGCCCAAGCTCGATGCCTACATCCCCGAGGGCGCGCTCGATCCCGATGCGGAACTGGCACTCGCCCGACAGCTCACCGACATCCTCCTCGAGGAGGAGGGCGCGGACCCGAGCAACGAGCAGGCCCGCTCGATTGCCTGGGTCAGCATTCACCGTCCAGCACTGCAACTGGTCGGCGGCTCGGTTCCAGACAGGCCGCGCTATCAGATCAACGTCTCCGTCCCCGAAGGTCAGCTGGACCGCGAGCGCCGTCAATCGATGGTCGCCCGGGTCACCGACGCCGTTCTGGCCGCCGAGGGACCTGACAGCGATGGGGACAAGCTCCGCGTCTGGGTGTTCGCTGGCGAGATCCCAGAGGGGACCTGGGGTGGCGCCGGGCAGATCTTCGGGCTGGCCGAGATCTCGTCATTCGTCCTCGGCGACCCGGAAGCCGGCCGTGCCCACGCCCAGCGGCGGCTCGCCAGCAGGAAGGCAGAGCGAGAGGCCATCTTCTCCTAGGCCGCGCCTACCATCACTGTATGCCGAGAACGCCGACAGGTCACTGGCCGTGTTCTGTTGCGAGATCACTCGACCTGCTCGGCGACCCGTGGGTGCTGCTCATACTCCGCGAGGCCTTCTACGGGTCTCGGCGATTCGACCAGTTCGTCGACCATCTCGGGATCAATCGCGCCACGTTGTCACGCCGGCTCCACGACCTGCAGGAGCACGGCCTTCTCTCCACACGGCCACTTGCCGATCATGCCGGACGTCAGGAGTACCTGTTGACCGACATGGGACGAGACACGCTTCCCGTCCTGCTGGCCATCATGCGGTGGGGCGACACCTGGCTGGCCGAGGACGGGCCGCCGGTCGAAGTCATCGACCCCGAAACCGGCGAGCGGATCCAGCCGCTCGTCGTCGACGCGAATACCGGCGAGCCGATACCGAGCAGCATCACGGTGAAGCCACTGACCGCCGCGGCCATGGCCGATCGGGACCGACGGGCACAGCGCGGTTCGTGACGTCAGAGTGCGTGCACACCCCGTCTAGTACCGGACGCCAATCAGCGACAGCCCCTCGGGTGGCGCGACCGGTCCGGCCGCCTGTCGGTCCTGCGCTTCGAGGACCTCAACCACCCAGGCCGGTCGACGACGCGCCGTGCCGACCTCGACCAGCGTGCCGGTGATGGAACGGACCATCTGATGGCAGAAGGCAGCACCGTCCAGTCGGACCAGCACGAGGCCGGCGGGCCGGCTCCGTCGGACCGTCAGTCGGTCGATTCGGCGCATCATCGTCCCCTCGACCTCGGTGCCGTCGGCTCGTCGGACCAGGCGCCTGCGGCAGAACGATGCGTAGTTGTGCTCCCCCACCAGGGCCTGGCCAGCCTCCTCCATGGCCTCCGTGTCCAGGCGCCAACCACTGGGAGCCGACCGGTCAGGACCGACGTGCCAGGTGTCATGGCGCCAGAGGGGCCGCATGGCCACGTCGTCGCAGATCCGGTACCGGTACCGACGGCCGGTTGCGGAGAAGCGTGCGTCGAAGCTGTCCGGGACCCGCCGGATCCGCCAGATCGTGATGGCCCGACCGACCATGCGGTCCAGGGTCGTTGCCAGGCCAGGCAGGTCGCCCAGGCGGGGCCAGTCGACGGGGACGTCGACGTGGACGGTCTGAGCCTCGGCGTGAACGCCCCGGTCGGTCCGTCCGGCGCAGGTGGTGTCGACGGAAGCGCCACCGAGGACGCGGGTGAGGGCCGACTCCACCTCCCCCTGGACCGTGACCTGATCGGGCTGCCGGGCGAAGCCCGCGAAGGGTGAGCCGTCGTAGGCCAGGTCGATCCGCAGCCGGGTGGTGGTCACGCCGGAACTGTAGTAGGCGGGTCTGGGCGCCCGATCATGGACGAACTCGGGTCCGGACGGCGTGGTAGCCATGATCGTGCAGGAACCCGCACATGCGTGGGTCAGGCCCCGATCGTGCCGAAGGGCCGCCGACCGTCGGACCACGATCGTGCAGAAACACGCGAATACGCGGGTCAGGCCCCGATCGTGCACAAGCCGTGGCGGGTCACCACCAACAACACGACCCCGCGAGCGGTCACGGGGTCGTGCTTTCGTTCTGCAGCAGGAGAGCTACTCCTCCTCGTCTGCACCCTCGTCGTCGGAGGCGTCGTCAGCGTCAGCCACCTCGTCGGCAGCCTCCTCGTCCTCATCGGACGTCTCAGCCAGACGGGCCTCGACCTCCTCCGGGCTGACCTCGGGGCCGTCACCGTCGTCGTCGGCATCGTCGGAGGACCGGGCTGCCAGCTCGCGCTCGGTGATCTGGGCTGCCGCCAGGGCGTCGTCGCCGCTGTCGTCCTCGTCGACGAGGTCCTCGTCGAAGTGCGGGTCCTCGTACTCGTCCAGCCCGGCGTCCTCTGCCGCCATGATCGCCTCTTCCCGCTCACGTGCGGCACGCGACATGTTGTTGCGGCGACGACGCAGGCTCCAGCGGCGCGTGGGCGCCTCGGTCAGTGTGGACTCGCCGTCCTCGTCCTCAGTGATGTCGACCAGCTCGATCAGGGCCATCGGGGCGTTGTCGCCCTTGCGGTTGCCCAGGTTCACGATGCGGGTGTACCCACCGTTGCGGTCGGCAGCGGCCGGCCCGATGTCGGCGAACAGCTTGTGGACGACGTCCTTGTCGCGGATGACCGTGAGCACCTGCCGACGGGCGTGCAGGTCACCCCGCTTGGCGAAGGTGATCATGCGCTCGGCCACCGGCTGCATGGTCTTGGCCTTGGTCTTGGTCGTCTTGATCCGGCCGTGACGGAACAGCTCCGTGGCCAGATTCGACACGATCATGTTGTGATGGCTGGGCGAGCCGCCGAGGCGGGTGCCCTTCTTCGGTGTAGGCATGGGATGAGCGCTTTCGGGATCTCGTCGTGGAAGGCGGCAGGAGGCGGACTAGCCGCCGTACCCGCCGTAGTCCGCCAGGCTGAGGCCCATGTCGATCAGCTTCTGCTTGACCTCTTCGATCGACTTCTGGCCGAAGTTGCGGATGTCCAACAGGTCCTGCTCGGTCTTGGTGACCAGCTCGCCCACCGTGGAGACACCCTCGCGCTTGAGGCAGTTGTAGGACCGGACGGACAGGTCCATGTCCTCGATGGGCAGCGCCAGGTTCGGGGACAGCGGACCGACGGGCTCGACGTTGCCGGCGCCGATGGAGAGACCGCCAGGACCGCCCTCCTCGAAGTCGCTGAACAGGTCGAACAGGTCCTTGAGGGTCTCGCCGGCGGAGGACAGCGCCTCAGCCGGGGTGACCGAGCCGTTGGTCTCGACGTCGAGCACCAGCTTGTCGTAGTTGGTCATCTGCTCGACACGGGTGGCCTCGACCCGGTAGGTCACACGGGTGACCGGCGAGTAGATCGAGTCGACGGGGATGACACCGATCGGGGTGTCGGGCTTCTTGTTCCGCTCGGCCGTCACGTACCCGCGGCCGCGCTCGACGGTCAGGTACATCTCGACGCGGCCCTTGCGGTTCAGCGTGGCGATGTGCAGGTCCCGGTTGAGGATCTCGACCTCGCTCGGGGCGGTGATGAAGTCGGCGGTGATCTCACCGGGGCCTTCACCACCCAGGAAGATCTCGACGGGCTCGTCGGAGTGGCAGCGCAGGACCAGGTCCTTCAGGTTGAGGACGATGTCGGTGACATCCTCCTTGACGCCTTCGACCGATGAGAACTCGTGGAGGACACCCTCGATGCGGACGCTGGTGACGGCAGCGCCGGGGATGCTCGAGAGCAGGGTGCGGCGCAGGCTGTTGCCCAGCGTGTAGCCGAAGCCGGGCTCGAGGGGGTCAATGGTGAACAGAGAGCGCAGGCCCTCGATTTGGACATCTTCGACGATCGTGGGGCGCTGAACGATCAACACGGTGGTGGTCGCCTCCCGGGGCGTTGGGGAATGTGGGGGGGTGGGGTGGGGTCCGCACCGAGGTGCGGGAGGACTTACTTGGAGTACAGCTCGACGATGAGCTGTTCCTGGACGGGGACGTCGATCTGCTCACGACCGGGCGTCGAGAGGATGCTGATCTGGCGCTTGTCCTGGTCGAGGGACACCCAGCCCGGCTGGTTGCGGTTGCCGATGAGTTCGAGGGCACCGATGACCGGCTGGATGTTGCGGGAGCGGTCGCGGACGGTGATCACGTCGCCGGCCTTGACCTCGTAGGAGGGGATGTTGACCGTGCGGCCGTTGACTCGGAAGTGCTTGTGGTTGACCAGCTGACGCGCCTCACGGCGGGTGCGGGCCAGACCTCCACGGAACACCGCGTTGTCCAACCGGGTCTCCAGGAAGACCAGCAGGTTCTCACCCGTCAGGCCCTGGGACCGGCTGGCGCGGTCGTAGTAGTTGCGGAACTGCCGCTCGAGCACGCCGTAGATGCGGCGGGCCTTCTGCTTCTCGCGAAGCTGCAGGAGGTACTCGCTCTCCTTGATGCGGCCTCGGCCGTGCTCACCCGGCGGGTACGGGCGCTTCTCGAGTGCACGGGCCGACTTGACGTTGGCGTGCAGGACAGTGCGCTCACGGCGCGACTGCTTGGCGATTGGTCCGGTGTAACGGGCCATGGTGGGTGACCTTCTTTCTTGAAACCAGGTGACCGCCTAACGGCGGGGAGACCAACACGCCCGCGGGACGTGTCGGCCGCGGGATGCCTCAGACGCGGCGGCGCTTCGGGGGACGGCAGCCGTTGTGCGGGATGGGGGTGACGTCGCGGATGCCGCTGACCTCCATCCCGGCGGCCTGCATCGACCGGATCGCCGTCTCACGACCGGAGCCCGGGCCCTTGACCCGGACGTCGACCTTGCGCATGCCGAAGGTGTCGACGGCCACGCGGGCCGCCTTCTCGGCTGCCTGCTGGGCGGCGTAGGGCGTGGACTTGCGGGAGCCCTTGAAGCCGACGTTGCCGGCAGAGGCCCATGAGATCACGTTGCCCTGCATGTCGGTGATCGAGATGATCGTGTTGTTGAACGACGAGCTGATGTGGGCGATCCCGTGCGGAATCGTCCGACGCTCCTTCTTCTTCCCGCGTTGACGGGCCTTCTTACCCTGCGCCATGAGGCTTGGTTCTCCTGGTTAGCCGTTGGACCACGCGGTCACGTGATCCGCCCCGGTCTTCATCCATCGACAGCTGTCGACGGTGCATGTGCGGTTCCTGACCCGACCGGCTGATCAGGGACCTGTGAGGTGGTTGCCTAGGCCTTCTTGCGGCCGGCGACCGTGCGCTTCGGGCCCTTGCGGGTCCGGGCGTTGGTGTGGGTGCGCTGCCCGCGGACGGGAAGCCCGCGACGGTGGCGGATGCCCTGGTAGGACCCGATCTCCACCTTGCGCTTGATGTTCTGGGCAACCTCACGACGGAGGTCACCTTCGATCTGGTACTCGTTCTCGATGTAGGTCCGCAGCGCCTGGAGCTCGCCGTCGGACAACTCGCCGACGCGGGTGTCCGGGTTCACGTTGCAGGCCTCGAGGGCCTCCGCAGCGCGGGTGCGTCCAACACCGAAGATGTAGGTGAGGCCGATTGCTGCACGCTTGTGGCGTGGCAGGTCGACTCCGGCAATTCTGGCCATCGGGTGCGCGCGCTTTCGTTCGTTCGGATGTGGCGTTCGTCTACACTGCTGCTCGGCGCCCACGCACGACGCCCGTTGATGCGTGCCGTGACGGGGAACAGCAGAAATGACCCGCGAGAAGGCGGGGACAGGGGAGTGTAGCGCGGGTGCGCCTACGTCGCACCGTTGGTGAAGGCCCAGACCACGGCCTGAACCCGGTCCCGAACCCCGAGCTTGGTCAGCGTGTTCGACACGTGGGTCTTGACCGTCGCCTCACCGACGACGAGCCGCTCGGCGATCTCGGTGTTGGACAAGCCCTGGGCCATCAGGGCCAGGACCTCACGTTCCCGATCGGTCAGCCGGTCCAAGGCCGGATCCGGCGTCGGTGGAGTCCCCTCGCCGCTGGCGAACGCCTCGATCATCCGTCGGGTGACCGAGGGCGCGAGCAGCGACTCACCGGCTGCGACCACCCGGACGGCTTCGACCAACTGCTCCGGCGGTGAACTCTTCAGCAGGAAGCCACTCGCGCCGTTGCGCAGCGCCCGGAAGACGTAGTCGTCGCGTTCGAAGGTCGTCAGCACGACCACCCTCGGCGGCTCCGGCAGTGCTCCGAGCGCGGCGGTGACCTCGATGCCGTCCATCCGGGGCATCTCGATGTCGAGCAGGACCACGTGCGGGTTGACCCGTCTGATCAGATCCAGTCCCGCTTCGCCGTTCTCAGCCTCACCCGTGATGGTGATATCCGGCTCTGCCTCCAGGATCATCCGAAAGCCGGAGCGGACCAACTGCTGATCGTCGACCAGCACCACCTCGATGAGGTCGCTCACGGGGCACCCGAGGTGCTCGAGCCGACGCGGGCACGACGACCGGCGTCGGCATCGGGGATCGGCAGTCGAGCGCGGACCCGGAAGCCACCGCGGTGGGGACCGGCGGTGAAGGAGCCGCCGAGCAGCACCGCCCGCTCGCGCATGCCGACCACGCCACGCCCGCCGCCGGCGGCTGTTCGGGCGCGCGGTGGGGCAGTGCCATCGGAGGGGCCGTTGACCACTTCGATCTGCACGGCGTCGGCAAGACTCGACACGACCACCGTGACCCGTGACCCCGGGGCGTGCTTCATCACGTTGGTCAGCGCTTCCTGCACGATCCGGAAGGCCGACAGCTCGACTGAGTCCGGGACGGATCCGACCCGACCGATGCGCCGCAGGTCGACGGTCAGGCCTGCCGCGGTGCCCGCCTCCACCAGATCCTCGAGCCCCGCCAGCGTCGGCTGCGGCGCATCGACCACCTCACCGGTCGAATCCCCGCTGCTGCGCAGGAACCCGACCAGGCGGTGGAGTTCGTCGATCGCCTGGCGCCCGGACCGCTCGACCTGCTCCAACGCCTCCTGCGCCATCCCTGGGTTGCGCTCCATGACCCGCCGGGCGGCACCGGCCTGGATCCCCATGACGCTGACGTGGTGTGCGACGACATCGTGGAGTTCGCGCGAGATCCTGACCCGTTCCTCCGTCACGGCCTGCTGTGCGGTCTTGGCCTGCTCGGCCTGGAGCAGTGCGGCACGCCGCGCCAACTCCTCGGCGTCGACCCGACGCCGACGGGTTCCATCGCCGAGCAGCCACGCGGCCACGTAGAAGGCGATGTTGATGCCGATGCCCAGGCTGAGGCCCAGCACCAGGTCGACGGAGACGAATTCGATCTCGGCTGCCACCGACCGCACGTACGCGACCGCTCCCGCAATCAAGGCCGCGGCGCGGACCAGGTTGCGCGTCCGTGCCTGCGCCACGTACGCGCCGGCCGCGTGGATGACCAGGAACACGGCGACCGACGACGCCAACCCTTCGGGCACCTCGAGGATCCGGAAGACGGCGAATCCGACGCCGACGCCGAGGCAGATCGCTGCTGGCGCCATCCGCCTGAACGCGACCGGGATCACGAGGAGGACGAGGGACAGGTAGTTGCCCCATGCCGGAAGCCGCGGGACGAAGTCGGCGGACTCCTCGCTCGTCTGGTGCAGGAAGATGCTGAGCGACCCGAACAGCAGCATGAGCCCGACGATGATCAGGTCGGGTACACCGGGACGTCGTTCGTCCTCCGGCACCGGCGGCGCGTCGTGGTCGCTCACGCACAGCAGGCTAGTCCACCGCCGGTTGCGGTCACTCCGTCGTCAGGCGGAGGTTCCGAATCACCCCGGGGAGGGAGGACAGGTCAGCGACCGCTCCATACGGTGCACTCATCACCTCAGCCCGACGAACGGAGAGTCAGCTGTGCTCGAGATCGACAACCTCCACAAGCGCTACGGGGACATCACCGCCCTCGACGGGTGTTCCTTCACGGTTCGTCCCGGCCGCATGCTGGGCTTCCTGGGGCGCAATGGCGCCGGGAAGACCACCACCATGCGGGCGATCTTCGGCCTGCTCACGCCTGACTCGGGTGAGGTCCGCTGGAACGGCACGCCGGTCGGCGAGGCGGACTTGGCCCGGTTCGGATACATGCCCGAGGAACGAGGCCTGTACCCGAAGATGCGGGCAGGTGACCAGCTGGCCTACCTGGGCCGTCTGCACGGCATGACGAAGGCTCAGGCCACTGCTGCGTCGGAGATGTGGTTGACGAAGCTGGGCCTCGAGGAACGGATGGGTGACCCCGTCGAGGACCTCTCGCAGGGCAATCAGCAGCGGGTCCAGTTGGCCGCCGCGTT
This region of Euzebya tangerina genomic DNA includes:
- a CDS encoding ATP-binding cassette domain-containing protein; the encoded protein is MTATGTAVAVDAVTVRYDSGAAAVTPLEDFSVQVRPGELAILLGPSGCGKSTLLSIIGGMRSATSGSIRVGDAELTAMTALQLDVFRHDQVGYVFRRSNLVPSLSAVENVAVPLLVKGVPRRDALASATSVMERVELLSLLDRRPDELSSGQKRRVSVARALIADPPLLLADEPTARLDHIGAQTMITLLQSLASDGRTVIVATHDPRFVPVADQTVHMVPDLSSSMGAPTTVTFDPGETIFWQGSRGDRVYVLESGEVEVLNQLADGSEELITAVGAPGHVGAVSPRLGFPRASTARARTAVRAISYSVVDFEKLQSAQVETASSDDEPTIVAAPAEEAPAVVPPPSEELPTLVAEPSAAADETGSPDVPPPPP
- the glmM gene encoding phosphoglucosamine mutase; amino-acid sequence: MGQYFGTDGVRGVANEDITPELALGIGRALVRTLREEGAPRPRVIIGRDPRASGEMLESAVVAGICSAGGDAVVLDVLPTPGVAYLTASLGATAGVMISASHNPVADNGIKLIGPTGHKLSDDEETRVEELLQRFDSDRPIGTRIGRKRHVAGAVEGYIAHLVAAAGAVDLRGVKIVLDCANGAASMVGPTVLRRLGAEVTAIAAIPDGTNINDGVGSNHPEHLQGAVVRNGADLGIAHDGDADRIVACTSDGTIVDGDAILAILAAHAKTTTGIDGVVTTVMTNLGFMHAMKDLDIPVIQTKVGDRYVLEGMHESGYVLGGEQSGHIIASEYATTGDGVLTAVLLLKAMAEQGRTLDECTTVMTRLPQVLINVTGVDKSALDDATKVWDAVKAAEVELGDSGRVLLRPSGTEPIVRVMTEAATADAARSHAETLAGVVKDVLPAG
- the rpsI gene encoding 30S ribosomal protein S9, which codes for MSSLESLENFEPLADDTAPVGRTRDIFTGRRKRSVARVRIVPGSGQFLLNGRTIDDYFPTDILQMVVNEPFKATETEGQWDVIARIHGGGVSGQAGALRHGIARALVGHEPTYRAVLKKAGLLTRDDRMVERKKYGLKKARKAPQFSKR
- the rplM gene encoding 50S ribosomal protein L13, which gives rise to MRTFSPTPADIDPQWHIIDADGMVLGRLATRIATVLRGKHKPTFAPHMDMGDFVVVINASKIRLTGNKGRDKWTWTHSGFPGGIKGQPIGNVLENNPEKLLEDAVKGMLPKNTIGRKQLRKMKVYAGSEHPHGAQNPQPLAV
- a CDS encoding tautomerase family protein, translated to MPKLDAYIPEGALDPDAELALARQLTDILLEEEGADPSNEQARSIAWVSIHRPALQLVGGSVPDRPRYQINVSVPEGQLDRERRQSMVARVTDAVLAAEGPDSDGDKLRVWVFAGEIPEGTWGGAGQIFGLAEISSFVLGDPEAGRAHAQRRLASRKAEREAIFS
- a CDS encoding winged helix-turn-helix transcriptional regulator, which gives rise to MPRTPTGHWPCSVARSLDLLGDPWVLLILREAFYGSRRFDQFVDHLGINRATLSRRLHDLQEHGLLSTRPLADHAGRQEYLLTDMGRDTLPVLLAIMRWGDTWLAEDGPPVEVIDPETGERIQPLVVDANTGEPIPSSITVKPLTAAAMADRDRRAQRGS
- the truA gene encoding tRNA pseudouridine(38-40) synthase TruA gives rise to the protein MTTTRLRIDLAYDGSPFAGFARQPDQVTVQGEVESALTRVLGGASVDTTCAGRTDRGVHAEAQTVHVDVPVDWPRLGDLPGLATTLDRMVGRAITIWRIRRVPDSFDARFSATGRRYRYRICDDVAMRPLWRHDTWHVGPDRSAPSGWRLDTEAMEEAGQALVGEHNYASFCRRRLVRRADGTEVEGTMMRRIDRLTVRRSRPAGLVLVRLDGAAFCHQMVRSITGTLVEVGTARRRPAWVVEVLEAQDRQAAGPVAPPEGLSLIGVRY
- the rplQ gene encoding 50S ribosomal protein L17 — its product is MPTPKKGTRLGGSPSHHNMIVSNLATELFRHGRIKTTKTKAKTMQPVAERMITFAKRGDLHARRQVLTVIRDKDVVHKLFADIGPAAADRNGGYTRIVNLGNRKGDNAPMALIELVDITEDEDGESTLTEAPTRRWSLRRRRNNMSRAAREREEAIMAAEDAGLDEYEDPHFDEDLVDEDDSGDDALAAAQITERELAARSSDDADDDGDGPEVSPEEVEARLAETSDEDEEAADEVADADDASDDEGADEEE
- a CDS encoding DNA-directed RNA polymerase subunit alpha yields the protein MLIVQRPTIVEDVQIEGLRSLFTIDPLEPGFGYTLGNSLRRTLLSSIPGAAVTSVRIEGVLHEFSSVEGVKEDVTDIVLNLKDLVLRCHSDEPVEIFLGGEGPGEITADFITAPSEVEILNRDLHIATLNRKGRVEMYLTVERGRGYVTAERNKKPDTPIGVIPVDSIYSPVTRVTYRVEATRVEQMTNYDKLVLDVETNGSVTPAEALSSAGETLKDLFDLFSDFEEGGPGGLSIGAGNVEPVGPLSPNLALPIEDMDLSVRSYNCLKREGVSTVGELVTKTEQDLLDIRNFGQKSIEEVKQKLIDMGLSLADYGGYGG
- the rpsD gene encoding 30S ribosomal protein S4; amino-acid sequence: MARYTGPIAKQSRRERTVLHANVKSARALEKRPYPPGEHGRGRIKESEYLLQLREKQKARRIYGVLERQFRNYYDRASRSQGLTGENLLVFLETRLDNAVFRGGLARTRREARQLVNHKHFRVNGRTVNIPSYEVKAGDVITVRDRSRNIQPVIGALELIGNRNQPGWVSLDQDKRQISILSTPGREQIDVPVQEQLIVELYSK
- the rpsK gene encoding 30S ribosomal protein S11, with the translated sequence MAQGKKARQRGKKKERRTIPHGIAHISSSFNNTIISITDMQGNVISWASAGNVGFKGSRKSTPYAAQQAAEKAARVAVDTFGMRKVDVRVKGPGSGRETAIRSMQAAGMEVSGIRDVTPIPHNGCRPPKRRRV
- the rpsM gene encoding 30S ribosomal protein S13, encoding MARIAGVDLPRHKRAAIGLTYIFGVGRTRAAEALEACNVNPDTRVGELSDGELQALRTYIENEYQIEGDLRREVAQNIKRKVEIGSYQGIRHRRGLPVRGQRTHTNARTRKGPKRTVAGRKKA
- a CDS encoding response regulator, which produces MSDLIEVVLVDDQQLVRSGFRMILEAEPDITITGEAENGEAGLDLIRRVNPHVVLLDIEMPRMDGIEVTAALGALPEPPRVVVLTTFERDDYVFRALRNGASGFLLKSSPPEQLVEAVRVVAAGESLLAPSVTRRMIEAFASGEGTPPTPDPALDRLTDREREVLALMAQGLSNTEIAERLVVGEATVKTHVSNTLTKLGVRDRVQAVVWAFTNGAT